Genomic segment of Truepera radiovictrix DSM 17093:
GTTGCGGTTCGCCGTCGTAAACCTCGGGGTGTTGTCGGCGCTGATGCCACGGACCGTCAGGGTCAGGCTACCGCTGTCCGCCGCGGAAGCTTTGAAGTCGATGTGAGCACCCGTAATGCGCGCGCCGCGGGGTACGGTGACGTTGGTAAAGCGCAGACCGACGCTCTGCGCCACCCCGCCTTCGACAGAAAAGTCGAGCGAGCGGGTGCTCGCCCCCGTGCGGATGGTACCAGTCGCCGTCTCCTCGATGTCGTCCTCGGGGCTCGCGAGCGGCAGCCTCACCGAGCCACCTGTCTGGGGGGTGGGGGTAGCCGGTGACGTTACAGGAGCCGAAGCCTGCGCGGGTTCAAAACTCACGACGAGCACAGGAACGTTCGCAGGGTTTCCGCCGAAGGCGATCGCTGCACGCTCCCCGCGCCCGTCGCCGGTTACGATCAGCGCGAGCGCGTTGCCGCTGCGCCAACCGCTGCGGCTGACGACCTCTTGAATGACGTCCTTGAGCTCGGAGCTGCGCCCCCAGCGGCCTTGGGTCCACGCCACCGGACGCCACGTCGCGACCGCCGCGGTCGTCGGCCGCGAGCTGATATTGTGGCGCGCGCTCGTGAATGTGGGCGCGTTGTCGGCGGCTTGGGCGCGCACCTGTAACGTCACGGGGCTCGAGTGCGCGAGCCCCGCACGCACCTCGAGGTGTGCCGAGGTGATCCTAGCGCCTCTTGGGATCGCGAGGTTTTGAAACCGCAACCCGACGATCTGCGGCACCCCTTGCTTGGCCGAAAAGTCGAGCAGGCCGCCATCGAGCTCCATCCGGCCACCCGTAACCTCTTCGGCATCGTCAGACGCAGCCACAATGGGGATACGTACGGTCGTCGGGGCTGAAAGGGGCTCGAAAGCAGGTAAGGCGTCGTCGATACCGCGGCTGCACGCGCTGAGTAGGAGCAACCCGAGCAGCGCCAAGAACAGAGGACTCCTGCGGACGGATGCGTTCATCTTCTCCTCCACCCCGTGGATTTGGTGTCGCGTCGCAGCTAGAGCTCCGGAGCCTGGGGAAGCTCACGGATCCAAACCGGGTACACGGCGACCGGTTTGGTCCATCTGCTCGGCGTTGCAGCACATTTGAGGTGGAGCGCGGCAGCTCCCCTCGGCCGGTTGCGCTACTGGCTCGACCCGCTCCCAAGCGCCCATATACAGGAAACGGGTGTCAAAGCCTCCGAGGGGCGGGGTAACCCCTCAACGGAGAGAAGCTTAGCCCGCGCCAGATGAAGGGAGTGTGAAAAGTTTTTAATTTTTGCGGATGTGCGAGACTTAACGTTAAACCTCGCGGAGCCCTCCTGCGCGTTTTGTCAACGGGTGGCTCCGAGACCGTCAACCACACCGCCACGTCACCGCAAGCTGAGCGCAAACGCTGCCGCTAACCTGAGCCATGGAAGGAAGCTTCGCCGCCACCTCGCACCCGCTTCCGGTGCAACGCGCCGCGCGCTCACGCTTTCGCGGAGCCCGCGCGAGCCACCGGCCTAGCGGGCAGCCCGACGTTTTTCTCCTCGCAACTCCCGGCAGCGGCTCGAGCTGGCTCACGAAGCTGATCGAGCGTCAGCCGGGGTTTCGGTGTGTCGACGACCCCTTCTGTCACGCCAACGCGTCTTTGCACACCGCTCTGGGTGCGACCACGACCGAGACGTTTGGTGGCGACACGACAGGGTCACTCGAGCGCTACTTCCGCAACCTCTGCCAGAGCACCATGCCACAGGGGGGACCTGCCCCCCGCCGCCCCTTTTTCCGCCGCACAACCCACCGCACGGTGCTCCGCATCGTTCGTCGCAGCGAGAGCGTCGTGAGCTGGTTGATGGTGCACGCGAACGAACGCTTGGGGGGACGGAGCCTCCTGTTGGTGCGCCACCCCATCGCCGCGAGCCTTACGCAACGGCTCTCCCCACACCTTGAGATGCTCTTACAGCGTCAGCACCGCTACCTTAGCGAGGCGCAGCGGCGCGAAGGGGCACGTATCGTAGCGTGCGGGTCGGACCTCGAGCGCGGCGTGCTCGCTTGGTGTCTTTACAACCTGCGCGCTCTGGGGTCCCGCTCCCCCCACTGGAACGTTCTCAGCTACGAGCAGCTCCTTTTAGAACCCGAACGCTCGGCGCTCTACCTCGCTGATTGCCTCGCCCTGCCCGATACGGCTCGGCTCCTAAAGCAGCTAGGGCGCAGTCGCAAACGCCCTGGCTCCGGCTTAGAGCGGCAGATCGACGGGTGGCGCGAGCGGGTACCCGCGACTCAAGAGCGGCAGCTCATGGGGCTCCTCGAGCTGTTTGCGCTCGGGGCGTATAGGACGGGTGACCCACTGCCCGCACCCGACCTCTGGCTCTCGGCGCCGCACGCTGCGCAACCGCTCCCTAGGCACAGACCTGGGGGTCTATCTACATGGACACTGTCCGTTTACGGCTAAGTCTCTACATCGGTACTCTTTCGTCAAGCCGCAATATCTCTTGGGAGTCTTTAAACCCCTTAGTTCTCAGTTGACAAAGCTTGACCAAAAGCTACCTGGCCAATGATCGAGCTATACTGCTATCGATTAAAAGCAGTTACTTTCGGAACGGTCTTCAGTTGACCGTCTTCGTTCGCCGCGACTGGAAGTCCATCAGGACGTAGCGACCGATCGTGTGCGGCGTCGTGAAGTACGCTTTGCCCCGCGTCATCGCCGAGACGCGCTGCACGAACGCGATGAGTTCGGGGTCGCGCGCCAGCATAAAGGTGTTGATCTGAATCCCGGCGCGGCGGCAGTTGCCGACCTCGCGCAGGGTTTCGCCTAAGACCATCGGATCAAGCCCGTAAGCGTTTTTGTAAACCCGTCCGTTCGGCAGGGTGATCGCCGAGGGTTTGCCGTCGGTGATCATCACGATCTGCTTCATGTCCTTGTTCTGGCGCTTAAGCAGCTTTTGCGCCAAGCGCAGCCCCTCGGCGGTGTTCGTGTGATAAGGCCCTACCTGCGCCTGCGCCAGCCGCGCTAGGGGGATCTCCTCGGCGGAGTTGTGAAAGAGCGCGAACTGAATGGTGTCGCCGCGGTACTGCGTCTGAATCAGGTGCGCTAGGGCCAACGCGACCTGTTTAGCGGGGGTAAACCGGTCCTCGCCGTAGAGGATCATCGAGTGCGAGCAGTCTAGGAGCACCACTGTCGCCGCCGACGAGTAGTACTCGGCCTGCAGCACCTGCAAGTCGCCATACTCGAGCTCAAAGGTGCCGTCTTCCCTGAGGCCGTGCTTAGCGGCGTTTTGAAAGGTCGTGGCGACGTCTAGGTTGAGGGTGTCACCGAATTCGTAGGGTTTGGATTCGGCGGTCGTTTCGACGCCGGTCGTCTGAAACTTCGTCTCGTGGGCGCCGACCGAGGATTTGCCGGCGCCGCCCAAGACGTCGCGCAGGGTGCGGTAGCCGAGAAAGTCGATGGCTTTGTTTGTCAGCTCGAACGTGACTTGGCCGGGGTCGCGGTCGGGCCCCTGCCCCCCGAGTCCCGGTTGGGTGGGGTCGCTCTGCTCGTCGCCACCGGTCGGTTTGAGGTAGCCTTCGCGCTCGAGCCGCTGCGCGAGCTCGCGCACCACCTCACCGAACTTCGAGTCCATCCAGTTTTCGGCGTTCATCGCCGCCTCGATCATCTCCTCGGAGACGAGCTCGTGGTTGATGAGCGCCTCGGCGATGGCGTCGTAGAGGTCTTGGAGCGTCTGCTGGTAGTTGGGGTCGGGGTCCCAGGGGTTACGCCGGAAACCCGACTCCAAAAGCCGGTCCTGAATCATCTTCATCAGGTCCGCCATGTCGAGGTCGTCTAGGGTCGCCTCGTACTTGCTGTAGCGGGTCGTGGGCATGTGCCTCCTTTGGAGGACAGGGTTCAGTGGTCAGTAGCTAGAAGCCAGAGGGGAAACCCTGCCGACTTCTGACTGCCGACTTCTGGCTTCTGCCTAATTCCACCGTCTCCTCGAGACCTGGGTCATGTCTGGTTCTGCGGCGCTGTAGCCGCGCTCCTCGCTCCGAGCGACCTGTTTGCGGGCGTAGAGCCCCTCGAGGACGAACTCGGCGGCGACCGCGACGTCTTGGGGCTGCCTGCTCTCAGCGAGCTGGCGCGCCGCGTCTAGAAGCCCCGGCACCCGCGCGAAGAGGTCGATAAGCTGCTCCGTGCGCAACGTGTCGGGCACCTTGAGGGCGTTGTCCTCGTCGAAGTAGGTGGTGATCGGCTCCGTTGCGACGCCGCTCGCGCGGCGCCCGAAAACCTGCGCGACCGCGCGCCGCACGATGTCGCGGGCGACCGCCTCGCCCCCTTTGAGCTCGCCCTCGTACTCGAGCTCCAACTTGCCGGTCACCGCCGACAACGCCCCGTAGAGGTCGGTCACACGCGCGATGGGCGCTTCGCCCAAGGTGTAGGCGCGGCGCTCGGCGTTGCTGAGGACGTTTTCCAAGAGGCTGATCGGCAGCCGCTGCGACACCCCCGAGTGCTTGTCGACGCGCGCGTCGTCGCGGGCGACGAAGGCCACCTCCTCGGCGATCTCGGCGACGAAAGCGGGCACGCGAACCGTTTGATCCCGGTCGGTCCACGCTTCTTGCGCGGTGATCGCCATCCCCTCCTCGACGGTTGCCGGGTAATGGGTGCGGATCTCCGAACCGATACGGTCTTTTAGGGGCGTGATGATCTTGCCGCGGGCGGTGTAGTCTTCGGGGTTGGCCGAAAACACCAACATGACGTCTAAAGGCAGGCGGATGGGGTAACCCTTAATCTGCACGTCACCCTCTTGCATGATGTTAAAGAGCGCCACTTGCACCTTGCCCGCGAGGTCGGGAAGCTCGTTCATGGCGAAGATGCCGCGGTTGGCGCGCGGCAGGAGGCCGTAGTGGACGCTGCGCTCGTCGCCGAGCTGCGTGCCGAGCTTTGCCGCCTTGATCGGGTCGACGTCGCCGATGATGTCGGCGACCGTAACGTCGGGGGTCGCGAGCTTTTCGATGTAGCGCGCCTCGGCCGGAAGCCACGCCACGGCCGCGTCATCACCCTGTTCGGCGACGATGCGCCGCCCCTCGGCGCTAATCGGCGCCAGGGGGTCGTCGTTGAGCTCACTGTCGCGCAGCACCGGGATCTCGGGATCGAGCAGGTCGGTGAGTTGGCGCAAGATGCGCGTCTTTGCCTGACCGCGCAGCCCCAGCAGGATAAAGTTGTGGCGGCTTAAGATCGCGTTGACCACCTGCGGCACGACGGTGCTCTCGTAGCCGACGATCCCCGGGAAGATGGGGCGCTTTTCGCGCAGACGGCAGATGAGGTTGTCGCGCAGCTCCTGCTTGACGCTGCGCCCGGCTTTAGCGGCCCAGGGGGTACCGCGCAGTGCGCCTAAGGTCGTCTCTTTCATAGGTCTCCCAACGTGAGCAAGGGTACAAAGGCCCTATCGAAAACGTTTTGGTCACCCACGACGTATCGTGCGAGAAGGGGGCATCAGCCGCCCTGGCCGAGGTTTTTGGGGGAGCGGACGAGGCGAACGAGAGCACGCAGGAAAGAGCCAGCGCCGTCCGGAAGGGTCGTGACCCTGGCTAGCCGGCACCGGGTGTTGGGGCGCCGCTACGCGCCCGGACGTTCGTGTCGTTCACCCTAGAAATTTTAGCACCCCCAAACGAGCGGTTTATGTGTGAGGAAGACCTTTTCGGGGGTGCTTGCGGGGGCTGCCCATGGCGTCGGCTGCAAAGGCGTAGAATCGTCCGCGTAGCGTCCCAACCGGGTCGCGTGCGGGCTTGGGTGCGGCGCTCCCCAAGGGGGTCAGGGTGGACTTGTCGGAGTGGCTCCTCGTCGTCTCGGGACTTCTCGCCTTGGCGGTGCTTCTCGGCGCGCTCGCCGAACGCGTTCGCCTGCCCGTCACCGCCGTGCTCACCGTCGTAGGGGTCGCCGCTTCGTGGCTGGGCGGCCAGTTCGGCGTCGCAAGCCCGCTCCAGGGGGAGGTGTTCGAAGAGGTCGTCGTCTTTCTCTTTCTGCCGGTGCTCGTTTTCGAGGCGGCGTACGGCCTCTCGACCCGCGCTTTCGTGCGCAACTTGGCACCGATCCTCGTGCTCGCGATTCCGGCTGTGCTCGTCGCCGCGCTTTTCGTCGGTTTCGCCCTCTTCTGGGTGCTCGGCGTGCCCCTAAGCGCCGCGCTCCTTTTTGGCGCGCTGATCTGTGCGACCGACCCGGTCGCGGTCGTCGCGATCTTTCGCGAGCTCGGCGTCCCGAGCCGTCTTCTCACCCTCGTCGAGGGCGAGAGCCTGCTCAACGACGGCGTCGCGATTGTGCTCTTTAGCATCCTGCTCGCGGCGGCGCTCGGCGATGAGGTGAGCGCGCTTGCAGGGGTCTGGGAGTTCGTGAGCGTCTTTTTGGGGGGCGCAGCGATCGGCACCGCCGTCGGTCTAGCGGCCGCCTTGGCGCTGCCGTGGCTCGAGCACCTCCCCGCCGCCGCCCTCTCGGTCGCGGTGGCTTACGGCGGCTTCGTCCTCGCCGACGCGGTGCTCGGCTTTTCCGGCGTGATGGCGACCGTCGCGGCGGGGCTCGTGCTGAGCGCGCTAGCGCCGAGCCGCGCCTCGGAGCGCGTCCGGGCGTCGTGGCGCGAGCTGTGGGAGGCGCTCGGCTACGTCGCCAACGCCCTCTTGTTCCTGCTGATCGGGCTGGCGATCGACCCCCTGCTCTTCGGCGAACACCTCGGCGCCGTCACCCTGGCGGTCGCCGTGGTGCTCGCGGCGCGCGTCGCGGCGGTCGTGCCGCTCGTCTCAGTGGTTGAGCGCCTCGCGGGGGTGCCGCCGGTGGGCTTTCGCAACGAGGCGGTGCTTATCTGGGGGGGGCTGCGGGGCGGGGTCGCGCTCGCCCTCGCGCTGCCCGAAGAGCTGCCCCAACGCGAACTCTTCGTCGCCATGACGGGGGGCGTGGTGCTCGCCACCTTGCTTCTTAACGCAACCACCGTCCGGACCCTCGTGCACCGCCTGGGGCTCGACCGACCGACCCGCGCCGACCGGTTTCTAGCGGACGGCGCGCGGCTCTCGGGGGTGCGGGCCGCGCAGCGGCAGCTAGAGGCTTTGGGGCTCGACGAACCGGCCGTCGTCGCGGCGCTTAGAGCGGCCGAGGAGGCGGTGCGCAGGGAGCTCGCGCGCATCGACCTGAGCGCCGACGAGGAGCTCGAGGTGCTGACGCGGCGCGGGCTCTTCGTCGAGCGCGACACCTATCAGCGGCTGAGCGACGCGGGGCTCTTGCCGCCGAGCGCGACGCGCGCGCTGCTCCACGAAGTCGACGACCAGATCGAGGCGTTGGGGGTCGGGCGCGTCACGCTCGAAGGGCTCTACGAGCGCCCGCGCCCCCGCCTCGACCGGCTCTGGGAGCGCCTCAGCGGCCTGCTCCCCAGCCCTTTGGGCGATGACCCGACCGAGCTGGCCTACGCGGAGGCGGCCGCGCGGCGGCTCGCCGCGCGGCGCACGGTCGAGGCGCTCGAGCTTTTCGAGCGCCTGCCGAACGTCCGCGCCGAGACCCTCGAGCGGGCGCAGCGCACCTTCGTGCGCTGGGAGGAGGCGGCGGTGGCCGCTCTGGACGAACTCGACGGCCGCGCGGCGCACGACCTCATGGGGGTGCACCGGCGCCAAGCCGAGGCGCTCTGCCGCGTCGCCGCCGAGGACGCCCTGCGCGAGCTCGCCGACGTCGGGCTGCTCCCCGCCGCCCTCGCCGAGCGCACCGCCGAGGAGGTCGCCGCTCGAGCCGAAGCGTAGCGGCGCGCCCCGCACGCGGCCGCGCGAAACCTGTAGGGGACGCCGCTCGTCCTGCCGCGCGCGACCCGGTAAGCTGGGCCATGACCGCCGAACTCCTCAGCGTGGGCACCGAACTCCTTTTGGGTGAGATCATCGACACCAACAGCGCCTGGCTGGCTCAAGACCTCGCGCGGCGCGGGGTCGACGTGCTCTGGTCGCAGCGCGTCGGCGACAACTTGGGGCGCCTTATCCAGGCGCTGCAGCAGGCGCTCTCGCGCAGCGAGCTGGTGGTGATGTGCGGCGGCCTCGGCCCGACGAGCGACGACCTCACGCGCGAAGCCATCGCCGCCGTGCTGGGCGAGACGCCGGTCGTCGACGCGGGGCTCGAGCGCGAGCTGCGCGCGCGCTTCGCCTCGTACCGCGCGGCGATGCCCGAGGCCAACCTCAAGCAGGCGTGGCTGATCCCCTCGGCGCGAGCGCTCCCCAACCCCTTGGGCACCGCCCCGGGGTGGCTCGTCGAGACGCGGCTAGACGGGGTGCGCCGGCGCGTCGTCGCCCTCCCTGGCCCCCCCCGCGAGCTCACGCGGATGTGGCTCAGCGAAGCGGTGCCGCGCCTCGAGCTGCCCCCCGCGGCGCTCTACACGAAAACGCTCAAAACCCACCTCATCGGCGAGTCGGCGGTCGCGGAGCGGCTCGGGAGCCTCACCGACGGCGCCAACCCGAGCGTCGCCACCTACGCCAAACGCGACGGCGTGCACGTGCGCGTCGCCGCCAAAGCCGACACCCCGGAGGCCGCTAGAGCGATGGCCGCGAGTGTCGAACAGGAGGTGCGCGCGCGGCTCCGCGACAAGCTGTGGGGCGAGGACGACGACGAGCTCGCGGGGCTCGTGCTCGCCGCGCTCAGAGCGCGCGGCGAGACGCTCGCTACCATGGAGTCGCTGACCGGTGGGCTCTTGGGGGATCTGCTCACGTCGGTCGCGGGCGCGTCGGCGGCGTACGCGGGGGGTCTCATCACCTACCAAACGGCGCAGAAGGTCGCTTTCGGCGTCCCTCGAAAGCTGTTAGACACCCACACCAGCGTCTCCGCCGAGGCAGCGGGGGCGATGGCCGCGGCTGCCGCCGAGCGCTTCGGCACCACTTACGGCCTCGCCACGACGGGGGTCGCGGGGCCCGAGCGCGCGGACGGCAAACCGGTCGGCGAGGTGCACCTCGCCGTCTACTACCGCGGCGAACGCAGCACCCGGAGCCTGCAGCTACCCCCCCTCGAGCGCAACTGGGTCCGCGAGCGCGCGGCGTTCGGCGCGCTCTCCCTCCTCTGGACGGTGCTGCGCGGCGACTAGACCCGCGGCGCGTCCATGCGGCGCCTCAACACGCTCAGGAGGTTAAAACGCGGTAACGTGAAAGCGAGCTCGACCGCCCTACCACCCGAACCCCAGCTGGTTGGCGGCCGCTTGAGGAGCTGGCGCGACACCCGCCGCGGAGCGCTTAGGGGCGCCCGGTCGGCGCGTTGGGTCTCGCGACCTAGCCCCCTTACCGAAAGACGCAAGGAGGTCCTGATGAAGGACACCGACAATCCCTCCGCCCCCTCGGGGGCGCCACCACAGCTCGACCCCGCACGGCGGCGGAGCCTGGAGAGCACGCTGTCGCAGATCGAGAAGCAGTTCGGCAAGGGCGCCATCATGCGCCTCGGCGACGACCGCTCGCTACTCGACCAGGGCGTCATCCCCACCGGCTCGATGTCCGTCGACCTCGCCCTGGGCGTCGGCGGCGTCCCCAGAGGCCGCATCATCGAGATCTACGGCCCCGAGTCCGGCGGCAAAACCACCCTCTCCTTGCACGTCATCGCCGAAGCCCAGCGCCTGGGCGGCGTCGCCGCTTTTGTCGACGCCGAGCACGCGCTCGACCCCACCTACGCCAAAGCCCTGGGCGTCGACACCGACGAACTCCTCGTCTCCCAACCCGACACCGGCGAGCAAGCTTTGGAGATCACCGAGCTCCTGGTCCGCTCCGGCGCGGTCGACGTGGTGGTGGTCGACTCGGTCGCCGCTTTGGTCCCCAGAGCCGAGATCGAGGGCGAGATGGGCGACGCCCACGTCGGTCTGCAAGCCCGGCTCATGAGCCAAGCCCTGCGCAAGCTCACCGGCGCGCTCGCCAAAAGCCGCACCACCGCCATTTTCATCAACCAGATCCGCGAAAAGATCGGCGTCATGTACGGCAACCCCGAGACCACCCCGGGGGGGCGGGCGCTCAAGTTCTACGCCTCGGTCCGTTTGGAGGTCCGCCGCAAGGGCGACGTCAAGTCCGGCGCCGACAAGGTCGGCAACCAGGTGCGGGTCAAGGTGACCAAGAACAAGGTGGCCCCGCCCTTTAAAGAAGCCGAGGTCGAGATCCTCTTCGGCAAAGGCATCGACAAGCTCGGCGACCTCATCACCATCGCCACCGACTTAGACCTCATCCAAAAGTCCGGCTCCTTTTACAAGTACGACGGCGTTACCATCGGTCAGGGCAAGGAAAAAGCCGCTAGCTACCTCCTCGACAACCCCCACCTCATCGACGCTTTGCGCCAACGCGTCGTCGCCGCCGTCCGGGGGGGGGCGGAAGCCGGGGATGAGGTGGACGCCCTGCGTGGGGGCGCCTGATGGGGGGTTTTGGGGTCGTTCTCGCGCTGCTTTTGGGCCTCCTTATCGGGGGCGCGGTGGGGCTCTTGTGGCGCCGGCAGCGCGACGACGAGATCATCGCGCGCGCCGAAGCGGAGGCCGACAAGCGGCGGCGCAGCGCCCAGGAGGAGGCGCAGCGCCTCGTCGCGGCGGCGCAAGCGCGGAGCGACGAGCTGCTAGCGGGGGCGCGCGAACGCCTCGAGGAGGAGGCGCGGCGCGCCAAGGCCGCCCTCGACGAGGAGCTCCGGCGCACCCGGCAGGTGTTCGACTTCGAGCTCGCCCGTCTGCGCGAGGACGCCGAACGCGACCGCGAGAGCGCCCGCGAGCTGCGCGAGGAGCTCCGGCGCGACCGCGAGCGCCTCGACGCTACCGAGGAGCGGCTGACGCGGCGCGGCGAACAGCAAGACGCGCGCGCGCTCAAGCTCGACGACCTCGAGGAGCGGCTCGACCGCCGCGAGGAGGCGCTCGAAGCGCGCGAGGAGGCGCTCGAGGCGCAGCGCAGTGAGGTCGAGCGGCGCCTCTACGAGGTCGCGCAGCTCACCCGCGAGAGCGCCACGGAGATGATCCTCGCCAAGCTCGACAGCGAGCTCGAGCGCGAAAAGGCCGTGCGCATCCGCGCGCAGCTCGAGCGCGCCGACAGCGAAGCCAAACGCAAGAGCACCAACATCTTGGCGCAGGCGGTGCAGCGGAGCGCCTCGGAGGTCTCGGCGGCGATTAGCGTCTCCGTGGTGCCGATCCCCAGCGACGCCATGAAAGGCCGCATCATCGGGCGCGAGGGGCGCAACATCCGCGCCTTCGAGTCGCTCACCGGGGTCGATCTGATCATCGACGACACCCCCGAGGCGGTGCTCCTCAGCTCGTTTAACCCCATCCGCCGCGAGGTCGCCAAGCTCGCCCTGACCGAACTCGTCACCGACGGGCGCATCCACCCCGCCCGCATCGAGGAGACGGTACAAAAGGCGCAGAGCGAGATGCAGAGCTATATCCGCGAGCGCGGCGAAGAGGCCGCTTTAGAGGCCAACGTCGTGGGGCTCAAACCGGGGATGCTGCAGCTTCTGGGCCGCATGCACTTTCGCACGTCCTACGGTCAGAACGTCCTCAAGCACTCCGTACAGGTCGCCCACCTCACCGGCATCATCGCCGCCGAGATCGGGCTCGACGAGGCGCTCGCGCGCCGCGCCGGGCTCTTGCACGACATCGGCAAGTCGATCGACCGCGAGATCGAGGGGACGCACACCGAGATCGGCGCCAACTTGGCGCGGCGCTTCGGCGAACCCGACGAGGTCGTCGACGCGATCGCCCATCACCACGAGCTCGAGCTCGCCGAAACCCTCTACCCGGTGATCGTCTCCGCCGCCGACGCGATCAGCGCGGCGCGGCCGGGGGCGCGCCGCGAAAGCCTAGAGAGCTACCTCAAACGGCTCGAGGGTTTAGAGACCATCGCCACCAGCTTTCCCGGCGTCGAGAAGTCCTACGCCATCCAGGCGGGCCGAGAGATCCGCATCATCGTCGAACCCGACAAGGTCGACGACGCCTCGGCGGTACTGCTAGCCCGCGACATCGCCAACCGCATCGAACAGGACATGGAGTACCCCGGGCAGGTGCAGGTGACCGTGGTGCGCGAGTCGCGCGCGGTGCAGTACGCGAGGTGAAGAGCAGCCATGAGCAGCGAGTAACGAGCCATGAGTAAAAGCTCGGCCCTTATGGCTCATCGCTCATGGCTCGTTGCTCATTGCTTCTTTCTCCAGCATTTGTGTATACTCCCCTTTGGCATACTCG
This window contains:
- the recA gene encoding recombinase RecA; this encodes MKDTDNPSAPSGAPPQLDPARRRSLESTLSQIEKQFGKGAIMRLGDDRSLLDQGVIPTGSMSVDLALGVGGVPRGRIIEIYGPESGGKTTLSLHVIAEAQRLGGVAAFVDAEHALDPTYAKALGVDTDELLVSQPDTGEQALEITELLVRSGAVDVVVVDSVAALVPRAEIEGEMGDAHVGLQARLMSQALRKLTGALAKSRTTAIFINQIREKIGVMYGNPETTPGGRALKFYASVRLEVRRKGDVKSGADKVGNQVRVKVTKNKVAPPFKEAEVEILFGKGIDKLGDLITIATDLDLIQKSGSFYKYDGVTIGQGKEKAASYLLDNPHLIDALRQRVVAAVRGGAEAGDEVDALRGGA
- a CDS encoding competence/damage-inducible protein A, coding for MTAELLSVGTELLLGEIIDTNSAWLAQDLARRGVDVLWSQRVGDNLGRLIQALQQALSRSELVVMCGGLGPTSDDLTREAIAAVLGETPVVDAGLERELRARFASYRAAMPEANLKQAWLIPSARALPNPLGTAPGWLVETRLDGVRRRVVALPGPPRELTRMWLSEAVPRLELPPAALYTKTLKTHLIGESAVAERLGSLTDGANPSVATYAKRDGVHVRVAAKADTPEAARAMAASVEQEVRARLRDKLWGEDDDELAGLVLAALRARGETLATMESLTGGLLGDLLTSVAGASAAYAGGLITYQTAQKVAFGVPRKLLDTHTSVSAEAAGAMAAAAAERFGTTYGLATTGVAGPERADGKPVGEVHLAVYYRGERSTRSLQLPPLERNWVRERAAFGALSLLWTVLRGD
- a CDS encoding vWA domain-containing protein — translated: MPTTRYSKYEATLDDLDMADLMKMIQDRLLESGFRRNPWDPDPNYQQTLQDLYDAIAEALINHELVSEEMIEAAMNAENWMDSKFGEVVRELAQRLEREGYLKPTGGDEQSDPTQPGLGGQGPDRDPGQVTFELTNKAIDFLGYRTLRDVLGGAGKSSVGAHETKFQTTGVETTAESKPYEFGDTLNLDVATTFQNAAKHGLREDGTFELEYGDLQVLQAEYYSSAATVVLLDCSHSMILYGEDRFTPAKQVALALAHLIQTQYRGDTIQFALFHNSAEEIPLARLAQAQVGPYHTNTAEGLRLAQKLLKRQNKDMKQIVMITDGKPSAITLPNGRVYKNAYGLDPMVLGETLREVGNCRRAGIQINTFMLARDPELIAFVQRVSAMTRGKAYFTTPHTIGRYVLMDFQSRRTKTVN
- a CDS encoding cation:proton antiporter — its product is MDLSEWLLVVSGLLALAVLLGALAERVRLPVTAVLTVVGVAASWLGGQFGVASPLQGEVFEEVVVFLFLPVLVFEAAYGLSTRAFVRNLAPILVLAIPAVLVAALFVGFALFWVLGVPLSAALLFGALICATDPVAVVAIFRELGVPSRLLTLVEGESLLNDGVAIVLFSILLAAALGDEVSALAGVWEFVSVFLGGAAIGTAVGLAAALALPWLEHLPAAALSVAVAYGGFVLADAVLGFSGVMATVAAGLVLSALAPSRASERVRASWRELWEALGYVANALLFLLIGLAIDPLLFGEHLGAVTLAVAVVLAARVAAVVPLVSVVERLAGVPPVGFRNEAVLIWGGLRGGVALALALPEELPQRELFVAMTGGVVLATLLLNATTVRTLVHRLGLDRPTRADRFLADGARLSGVRAAQRQLEALGLDEPAVVAALRAAEEAVRRELARIDLSADEELEVLTRRGLFVERDTYQRLSDAGLLPPSATRALLHEVDDQIEALGVGRVTLEGLYERPRPRLDRLWERLSGLLPSPLGDDPTELAYAEAAARRLAARRTVEALELFERLPNVRAETLERAQRTFVRWEEAAVAALDELDGRAAHDLMGVHRRQAEALCRVAAEDALRELADVGLLPAALAERTAEEVAARAEA
- a CDS encoding sigma 54-interacting transcriptional regulator, with product MKETTLGALRGTPWAAKAGRSVKQELRDNLICRLREKRPIFPGIVGYESTVVPQVVNAILSRHNFILLGLRGQAKTRILRQLTDLLDPEIPVLRDSELNDDPLAPISAEGRRIVAEQGDDAAVAWLPAEARYIEKLATPDVTVADIIGDVDPIKAAKLGTQLGDERSVHYGLLPRANRGIFAMNELPDLAGKVQVALFNIMQEGDVQIKGYPIRLPLDVMLVFSANPEDYTARGKIITPLKDRIGSEIRTHYPATVEEGMAITAQEAWTDRDQTVRVPAFVAEIAEEVAFVARDDARVDKHSGVSQRLPISLLENVLSNAERRAYTLGEAPIARVTDLYGALSAVTGKLELEYEGELKGGEAVARDIVRRAVAQVFGRRASGVATEPITTYFDEDNALKVPDTLRTEQLIDLFARVPGLLDAARQLAESRQPQDVAVAAEFVLEGLYARKQVARSEERGYSAAEPDMTQVSRRRWN
- the rny gene encoding ribonuclease Y — encoded protein: MGGFGVVLALLLGLLIGGAVGLLWRRQRDDEIIARAEAEADKRRRSAQEEAQRLVAAAQARSDELLAGARERLEEEARRAKAALDEELRRTRQVFDFELARLREDAERDRESARELREELRRDRERLDATEERLTRRGEQQDARALKLDDLEERLDRREEALEAREEALEAQRSEVERRLYEVAQLTRESATEMILAKLDSELEREKAVRIRAQLERADSEAKRKSTNILAQAVQRSASEVSAAISVSVVPIPSDAMKGRIIGREGRNIRAFESLTGVDLIIDDTPEAVLLSSFNPIRREVAKLALTELVTDGRIHPARIEETVQKAQSEMQSYIRERGEEAALEANVVGLKPGMLQLLGRMHFRTSYGQNVLKHSVQVAHLTGIIAAEIGLDEALARRAGLLHDIGKSIDREIEGTHTEIGANLARRFGEPDEVVDAIAHHHELELAETLYPVIVSAADAISAARPGARRESLESYLKRLEGLETIATSFPGVEKSYAIQAGREIRIIVEPDKVDDASAVLLARDIANRIEQDMEYPGQVQVTVVRESRAVQYAR